The following are from one region of the Dreissena polymorpha isolate Duluth1 chromosome 2, UMN_Dpol_1.0, whole genome shotgun sequence genome:
- the LOC127866322 gene encoding allatostatin-A receptor-like, whose amino-acid sequence MASTIGPSDNYTEGVNDNVSYEAMGENTSQTNTMELDIQQFIEFEAYVRIIIPIIFGLIVLLGLIGNSLVIFVILKNQQMRSTTNILILNLAIADLCFIIFCVPFTGTAYVLTIWPFGTAWCKIVQYVIYVCAYASVYTLVLMSLDRYLAVVHPIYSMSYRTQWNTIWIIIALWVIILGGHVPLLLHNDVVSYVYNNESRSACLNEETIASPYSAKVFYGSFFAFGYVLPLSLTCVLYGFMLKRLLYGVVPGGSQRAESIRSKKRVTKMVVIVVVIFALCWLPIQIVFMIQHFGNFNDSVTFVAIQMVSNGLAYMNSCVNPILYAFLSDNFRRSFRKILCCGYGQYTKFEYERTNVKMEKAERTTIPPPASKHQGPSTSPSTCTGISTTSLHTYYNNGENNQHTVNHCTQTEV is encoded by the coding sequence atgGCTTCAACAATCGGACCTTCAGACAACTACACAGAAGGTGTTAACGATAACGTGTCCTATGAGGCTATGGGGGAAAACACGTCACAAACAAATACAATGGAATTAGATATACAACAGTTTATCGAATTCGAAGCCTATGTGCGCATTATAATCCCTATCATTTTTGGACTGATTGTTTTGCTGGGGCTGATTGGAAACTCATTAgtgatttttgttatattaaaaaatcaacaaatgcGCAGCActacaaacattttaatattgaatCTGGCTATAGCAGATCtgtgttttatcatattttgtgTTCCATTTACCGGCACTGCGTATGTACTTACTATTTGGCCTTTTGGAACTGCTTGGTGCAAAATTGTACAGTATGTAATTTATGTATGTGCGTATGCTAGTGTCTATACACTTGTTCTTATGTCCTTAGATCGGTATTTGGCAGTTGTTCATCCAATTTATTCAATGTCTTACAGAACACAGTGGAACACAATTTGGATCATTATTGCACTATGGGTTATCATTCTAGGTGGGCATGTACCACTTCTTCTTCACAATGATGTGGTTTCTTATGTATACAACAATGAAAGCAGATCGGCGTGTCTTAACGAAGAAACAATTGCCAGTCCTTACTCTGCGAAAGTATTTTATGGATCGTTTTTTGCTTTTGGGTATGTTCTACCATTGTCATTGACATGTGTATTGTATGGATTTATGCTTAAACGCTTGTTGTACGGGGTTGTTCCTGGTGGATCACAAAGAGCAGAAAGCATTCGTTCGAAGAAACGAGTCACAAAGATGGTGGTGATTGTCGTTGTCATATTCGCTCTCTGTTGGTTGCCGATACAAATTGTGTTTATGATTCAACACTTCGGCAATTTTAACGACAGCGTAACTTTTGTGGCCATTCAGATGGTCTCAAACGGCCTTGCCTATATGAATTCCTGTGTAAATCCTATTCTGTACGCGTTTCTGTCCGACAACTTCCGGCGCAGTTTCCGGAAAATTCTATGTTGTGGCTATGGTCAATATACGAAGTTTGAGTACGAGAGGAcgaatgttaaaatggaaaaggcAGAAAGGACAACGATACCTCCCCCAGCTTCCAAACATCAAGGCCCGTCTACATCACCATCGACCTGTACCGGCATATCTACGACGTCGTTGCATACATACTACAATAATGGGGAGAATAACCAACACACTGTTAACCATTGCACTCAAACAGAAGTTTAA